In the genome of Chryseobacterium sp. 52, the window ACAGTGATTAGCTTCAGTATTCCTTTTTCCTCCGGATCCCTGATGTCTACAGTAGATGATATGCTGAAATGGCAGCAGGCCCTGAATCAAAATACGCTTCTTAATCCAGCCGAAACTAAAAAAGCATTTCAAAAATATAAGCTGAACAATGGTGAAGAATTTACCTACGGCTATGGATGGCACCTGAAAGATATCAACGGAATTCCTGAAAGAGAGCACGGTGGAAGTGTCTTTGGATTCAAAAGCATGGGCGTTTATATTCCTTCTGAAGATATTTATGTTATCGGATTCAGTAACTGTGATTGCCACTCACCAACGGAGATTACCAGAAACATCGCAAAAATAACTTTACAGTCGGTAAAAAAATAAACCATTAAATGAAATTTACAACTTCAAACGGAAGAATTATTGAATTTAAAAAAAGTCAGGAAACCTGGGGAAGTCACAAACAGAATAGGAACGATGACGGATCCTACAGTAGTGAGAAGCCATCTTTCGAATTCGCTGATATTCTTTACAGGGAATATTCCCAACCTATGGATTTCGAAAAAGATCTCCAGCAATTCCTTGATTTTTATCTGGATAACGAAGAGAAAATTCTTTCTCAGACACAAAGAGCTTTTGACGGTATTGTCCATCACAATCATGATCTTCATCCTGCTGATCAGAGTGGCTATTTAATTGCATTCGTTGAAATTATGGATCTGAAACCCTATCAGTTCATTATTTGTTTTGTCTTCATGCATGGATTTGTTACCTATGATATTTCTTACGAATTCCTGTCACCTGAACACTTCATTATTACAAAAATAGAACGTATTCTAAGCAATTAAATATTTTTTAACCCAATCTATTCTCCCTTTAACAAAAACTGAAAGCTAAGAATGTTAAAATAAGTATTAATTTTAAAGAAAATATGATCTGATCGATAAGATTTATACTCATGTACTCATCGGAAAGTAAAAATAAGTCTATGGTATTTTTGAGAAATTTTTTACATTCAAAAAAACACCTGTCTACAAAAGTGGGCGCTTTATGCAGTGCCATTTCTCTTGTTATGACCTTGACTGGTTTTATTCCGGTTCTTACGATTGTTCCGGTTGCTTTTCTCGCAGAACTGCTTGTTTCGATGTTTGGGGATCAACGTGAGGGAATGAAGGCATTTATACTTTTGGCTGTTATTTTTCTAACAGCCGTTTTAGTAATGTTCACAGCGGTAAAAAATTTAACACAAAAAGGATTAACCATCACAAAAAAAGAAATTTTGATGATTATGTTTATCTTTTACTGGATCGTTCATCCTCTGGGATTTTATATCTATTGGGCTGCTTTCACTAATTTCAGCAATGACGGACAGATCATTTTAGGAGCAATTTTCAGTTTTCCTTTCTCAAGTTTATCTTTTGTAGCCATAGGATTTCTGATGGATATAATTATTAAAAAATATTCTCTTCAAGACCAATCAATCCAGTAATACCATTATCCTTTTCTTTTGGGAAATACATCATCAGAAACCTTTATAATTGAGAATAAAACAATAACCACACAAACCATATTCACAATCAAAGCAACTGAAAAAGCATGATGGTAATCTTGTGGCGAAGGCTTTGTTCCAAGTACATCATAAAAAACACTTCCGATCACAATAATGCCAACTATTGCAGCAGCCTGCTGAAAAGTATTATAAACTCCCGAAGCATTTCCGGCAAGTTTTTCCGGTAATCCGGACAAAGCAATACTGGCAAGAGCAGGAATAATAGAGCCTACACCGATACCGTGAAAAAATAACAGCAAATACAGAACAGAAAAGGGTGCTTCTCTATCAAATAACAAAATCTGCAGGATAAGAACCATCATGATCAAAGCTAAACCTACCATTAAAAACTTTTTGCCGTACCGCAAAATAAACCTGGCAGAGAACAGAGAAGCCAGAATAAAACCCAGTCCCTGAAAAACAATAATTTCTCCGGCATCCAAAGCACCAATCTGCAGTCCGTCCTGAAAAAATAATGACAGAATATAAAAGTAAGAATCCAGCATAATAAAGAAAAAAGAAACGGCCAGAATTCCCAGATTGAAATTTGTATAGCTGAATAATGTAAAATCCATCAGATAAGGTTTTCCAGTCTTCAACCTCATCTTTTGATTTTTGACAAAATACATGAAGATCAATACCGAAATCAGGATCAGCGATATACTTTCCAGCTGAATTCCCTGATGTTCAGATCTCGTAAGCGCATAGGTAAAACAGAAAAGTCCGGTACCCAATACGATAACCCCAAAGAAATCAAACGTATTTTTTCTAGTTGAAATGGTAGATTCACCCAAGATTTTCCGGCTGAAGAAAATAGCTAACAGACCTATCGGAATATTGATCAGGAAAATAAGTCTCCACGATTCTTCCATTATGGTCATCGATGAAAAATAGCCCCCTAAGAATTGTCCCAGGATCGTCCCGGTCCCAATAGTTATTCCGTACCAGCCCATCGCTTTTGTTCTTTCTTCATGGCCTGTAAAAAGGATCTGTATCATCGACAGCACCTGCGGAGACATCAGTGCTGCACTGACTCCCTGAATAAATCTGGCAACGACAAGAAGTGTCGCACCGGAAGAAACTCCACACGCGACGGAACTCAGCATAAAAAAGACCAGTCCGGTTATAAAGATTTTTTTCCTCCCGTACATATCTCCCAACCTTCCGCCAGTGATCAAAAATGAAGCAAAACCAATCAGGTAAGAGGCTATCATCAGCTGCATTTCTCCGTTGGAAGCATGCAGATCACGCTGAATGGATGGAATGGATACATTAATAATGAAAATATCCATGATCGTCAGTAACTGACCGGACAATATCACAATCAATTTCAAATATTTAGTATTCATTTTTATATAGATATATCTATTTATAATAAGGTAAAAAAATTAAGACAACAAGGTCTCAATCATTTTTTTGATCTGATCGAAAGAATCTGTGTTTCTGTTAATGGTAGAAGTCACAACAGCCCCTTCGATCAGGAGGAAAATATTTTCTGCGAGTAAATCAACATCAACGGATTTTTTATTTTCTGAATAATCTTTTACAAGTGTTCTGATCATTTCTTTCTGCTTTTCTTTATGCCTTTTAACAAAATCAGCAATGACAGGACTGCTGTCTCCTACTTCCGAAATAATTTTGATGAAATGACAGCCTGCAAACTTTGAAGATTTTTGCAGCTTTTTGCGATAGTCAACTAAAGAAATCAGGTGTTCTCCGGGTTCTGAAACTTTGGATGAATGTTCTTCAAAACCTTTGAACCACTCAGCCTCTTCTTTGATAAGGTAGGCCTGAAGAAGATCGTTCTTGGATGAAAAATGATTGTACAGTGATCCAATAGCAATATCAGCTTCTGCAATAATCTGATTAATTCCTGTTGAATTAAAACCCTGTCTGTAAAACAGATCTGAAGCGACCCTGATAATTCTTTCCTGTACTTTTTCTTTTTTCATCTTTAATATTTTTACAAATCTACATAAAAAATAGATAAGTCTATCTATTTTTAAAATAAGAAGAGAATAGTGTATTTTAGTTCTTTAAACAATTACATGCTAAAAAATATTCTATACTCCTCCTGTTTATTTTTACTGTTAATCACCTTATCTTGCAGTAAGCCGGAAAAACATGCTAAAACTGAAAATATGAAAGCCACTAATCCAGTTATATATTTTGAAATTCCTGTCAGTGATCTGAAACGTGCGGAACAGTTTTATACTGCAGTTTTCAATTTCAGCTTTGAAAAAGAAAAGATTGATGGTTATGATATGGCCTTATTCCCTTTTGAAGAAAAGGACAGTGGGATCACGGGAGCTCTTGCTAAAGGTCACGCCTATAAGCCAACCAAGGATGGTGTTATTATTTATTTTAAAACAGAAAACATTGATGAATGCCTGTCTAAAGTACTTCAGAATGGCGGAAAAACACTCTATCCTAAAAAAACAGATAAAAAGCATGGATTTTCCGTAGCTGAATTTGAAGATTCCGAAGGAAACAGAATTGCAGTTCACGAAACCATAAACAATTATTAGTCATTCACTGCATACAATTTTTAATTATAGTCAGTACATATTTTGTATCTTTAGTTGCCACTTAATAAAATATCTTGTGGTACCAGGCAATGGCAGAAGAACTTTATTTCATCAAAACCAATCCGAATATTGCGAAAATCAATTTGTACAATAAACTCTGCCGTGAGGAAGATAATATTCTGAAATTTCTTCAGCCGGATGCTAAGGTAAGCCTTGAAATTATTAAAAATAAAGTAAAAGATTCTGTAGAAAACCTTTCCAGAGAGGAGCTTTCAAGTATTTTCACATGGTTCAGCAGCATTTATCCGGCTGACAGTGAAGAAGCTAAAACCCAGCTATTCATCAATGGTCTTGATTTTTTTTATGAAATTCCTAAAGAAGAAAACGTAAAAAGTTTTCAGGATATCCTTTCAGATTATGAAAAGTATTCACAGCAAAATCTGGATTTTATGGTTAATTCACAAAACTTTACGCAGTTTCTGATCTATGGTTTGTTTTATACAGACATTGCTCTCAAAGAAAAAGGAAACTGTACCGTACTTTCCCATTATTTAAAAACCGATTATCCGTCTTTATATACCCTGGCAGAAGATCAGTTCCGTACGAAAGGTACTGATCTGCATAATGATCTGGAACTGCAGCATTATCTGGGAGATCTGTATGATATGACTAAATTTTATAAAGGATCTATCATACAGCTCTATACTTTATAAAAAGAGGCCTTTTCAAGCCTCTAAAATATGTTTCTGTTTGATAAGATAATCTAAAGCTTCTTTCACAGCCAGCTCAGGGCTTTTAGGATTAAACCCCAATTCATTTCTGGCTTTGGAAATATCAAAATCCTGTTGCAATCCGGAAAACATCATGATATCTTTTCTGGTCAGCAAAGGAGCTTTTCTGCTTATTTTGGCCGTTAATTCCATAATTCCGGCAATGATATACAGTAAAGGTCCGGGAACAGAACCCGGCACCTTCAATTTCAGTTCCGGATACAACTTCCCGGCCAATATGGTGGTATCTGTGATCGTCATACATTTTTCATTAGCCAGAATATAACGCTCCCCCGCTCTGCCCTTTTGGGCTGCAAGATAACATCCTTTGGCGACGTCTTTCACATCAACCCAGTTCAGGGTAATTTTTGTATCTACGGGAATTTCTTTGTTTAGAATCAGTTTTAGAATATGGTAAGAGACATTCAAAGGAAAAAAAGCTTCACTGCCGATCATAGCGGAAGGCATCACAGAAACCAGTTCAATGCCTGAACGCGCTGCCAATTCAAAAGCCAGTTTTTCACCGTCATTTTTAGAATTGTAATACATATCCCGCCTGTCCGGATTATAGCCTCCATTTTCTTTTGCAGGCAGTTTGGTATAATTTAAGGCAGCAACTGAACTTACATAAATAATTTTCTTCACACCCGCTTCAGCCGCAGCTTCTATCGTATTGCGGGTACCATTGATATTTACATCATAAATTTCCTTTTTGGGATCTTTTGCCCACAACTTAAAGGAAGCACCTACAGCATAAAATGTTTCCACACCCTGAAGTGCTTTTATAAAAGAAGCTTTGTCCGTTATATCAGCCTGCACCATTTCACAATTCAATCCTTCGAAAGGCTTTTTATTCTGGATATTTCTTACAGCAGCCCGTACAGGAATACCTTCTTTTAATAAAAACCGTATTAAATTATTTCCCAAATGTCCGTTTGCCCCGGAAACCAGGCTCAGATTGTTCTTTATCATTGCATTGATTTTAATGCCGTAAAGTTCAACTTCCCTGATCCGGAACTACTTGACTTTTGTTAGTTAATCATCTTTTTTCGAATCCTGCTGAGGCTTTCCGGTTTCATTCCTAAAAACGAAGCAATATACTGAACAGGAACATTATGAATAATTTCCGGGTAATTCTCTATAAGCTTAAGGTAGCGCTGTTCCCCACTTAATGCAGACAGCTCTTTCGAACGGTTTTCATTATAAGCAATAGACTGTTGAAACACAGAAATACTGAAATCTTTCATCGCCTGACTTCTGTTGGTCAACTGATCAAGGTTTTCTTTGGAAATCCTTAATAAGCTGCAGTCTGTAATACACTGTACATTATCTTCAGATCGTGTCTGACTGGTAAAATGGGTATATGACGTAAAAAATCCCGGTGGGCAGTTGATATGTGTGGTTACTTCATTCCCGTTTTCATCTGTATAAAACAGTCTGAGATATCCTGAAACAATATAATACAGATATCCGGGAATATTGCCTGCTGTTTCCAGTAAAGTATTTCTGGAATGGCTGACAGGCTCAAAATATTGTTTTACCGCTTCAGTTTCATCAGAATTAAAACTAAAGTCAGAACCTATATACTGTAAAAGCTTGTCATGCATGATGAAATATTTTTCGGAATATGTTACAAAAATAGGTAAAAGGAACCCTGAAAAGAGGGTATGAAATTAAAAAAATTATCACTTTATATGTAACGTCACCCTTTTATGAATTGTTCTATATAAAAAGCAAAATCATGAATCGAAAGATTATTCTTCTTTTAAGCCTTATTTCATCATCTTATTTTTTTGCACAGAGCATTGAAGGTACGGTTACTAATTTACAAAACAAGCCGGCCCCGGAAACTGAAGTGCTTATCAGCAAAGCTGATACTAAATTTTCTGCGATTACAGATGAGAACGGGATGTTTAAAATTCAATTAAAAGAAGAGGGAAATTATGTATTGGAAATTATAAAAGACGGCGTAAAAACCAACAGCGAAAATATTATTGTAAAAGGAAATTTTAAAAAAGATATTCAGCTTAAAGAAGCTCCTGTAGAACAAAAACTTGAAGGCGTAACCATTACTGCAAAGAAAAAGCTATTTGAAAGAAAAGTGGACAGACTGGTTTTCAATGTAGAAAACTCTGTAGCTTCACAGGGAATTGATGCAGTGGAAGCCCTTGCAAAAACACCGATGGTACGCGCTACCGATGATGCCATCAGTATTGCGGGAAAAAGTAATGTCGCAGTGATGATCAACGACAGGCTATTGAACCTGAACGGGCAAGAATTAATCAACTATCTGAAAACTATACGGTCAGACGATATTCTCAAGATTGAAGTCATTACCACACCACCTTCAAAATATGAAGCGGAAGGAAAAAGCGGACTGATTAATATTATCCTTAAGAAAAATACGACTCTGGGCTGGAACGGATCGCTTCAAACCTCAGGAAGTTATTATGGGGGAAGACCTACCACAGCTACCCGAAGCGGTACTACTTTTAATTATCAGGGGGATAAACTGTCTGTTACCGGTAACCTGTCCATAGGTGATAACTACTGGGAAAACCGTTCCTATAATTATCTTACCGGAACCATGGATCATAATTACTGGAACACAAACAGCACCAGCACCAGTAATTATCGCTACAAAGGAGGCGGTTTAAAAGGAGAATATAAAATCAATGATGATCATCTGATCGGTTTCAATTACAATTACTCATTCAGTAATCCACTGGAAAAGGGCGAAAGCAGAGCGAACATTTTTGATAAAGACGGCGATCTGAATGTTTCATCTAATTACAACAATAAAAACCATAGAAATGTTCATAATGCAACGGCATTTTATGATATAAAACTGGACTCTTCGGGAAGTAAACTGAGCTTAAAAGCCAATATGTTATTCAATAATTCCAATGCTCAGAATTTCTATAATACGATTACTTCCGATATGGTTTCCACCTTTGCCAATCCAATCAGTAAATACAGGATCTATTCCGGTCAGGCGGATCTGGAGAAAACTTTCGGAAAGGTTAAAACGGAAGCGGGATTAAAGTATACAAAAATCAAGAACGATTCGGAGTTCAATTTTTTCAATATTGAAGAGGACCAATATATTCTGAACACAAAAAGAACGAATACTTTCTTTTATAACGAACAGAACTACGCGGCCTATGTATCGGCCAACTTTAAGATCAATGATCAATGGGATGCAAAAGCCGGGCTCCGCTATGAATATACCAACCTGGAAGGAATTTCCATGAATGATGATTCTTCGGCAAAAATTAAATATGGAAAACTTTTCCCTACAGCTTATATCAGCTATAAACCCAATGAAAATCATTCTTTTTCCCTTAATTATTCAAGGAGAATTTCCCGTCCTTATTTCGGAAACCTCAATCCGTTTAAATTTTATATTTCTGAGCTGGAGTACAGTACAGGAAATCCTTATCTGCTGCCTTCGTTTTCGGATAATTTTGAATTCGGATATGTTTTAAATAATAATTTTAATATCTCTTTATACTATAACTACAACAAAGATAACTGGGACAGAATTCAGGTGGTAGAAGGCAAATCAAAGTACAGCATCGTTAAAAATTTCTACAACGAAGACCAGGCCGGAATCAATATCAGCTATAATTACAATAAGCTGAAATGGCTGGAATCTAATATCTTTCTGAATGGGTATTATGCGAAAACAAAATCGTATGACCCAACTGCCATTGCTGCACCTCCGGGATACAGCGCCAATTTTAATATTGATAATAATTTCTTTCTGAATAAAAGTAAGACGCTCACTTTAATGCTCGGACTTTGGAGCAATCTTCCGAACAGGGACGGAAATACGTATTATTACGCCAATGCTTCCGTTTATACAGGGATGAAACTCAATCTGATGGAAAAGAAGTTACTGATTAATCTTTATGTGAACGACATTCTGAATACCAACCGTAACAAAGGGATAGAATATTATCCCAATTATAATGTAGAATATTTTAACAAGGGCATCACCCGAAACATTTATCTTTCAGTCACCTATAAATTCGGGAACAATAATGTGAAAGGGGCGACGAAAGAATTGAAGTTCGAAGAATCCAGCAGAGCGGGAGGAGGAAATAATTAAACCTTATTTTATAATTTAGAAGCAGATACCTTCTGATTATGTTGCTACAAAAAATATGGCCGGCGGTATCCTGATATGTTCAGGATTTCTGCTGGTCTCCTGTTCTAAAGACTATGAATATCAATTCTTCAATGGCGAATGGCTTTCCAATTGATTCGTTGATTTACGTCCAAAAATATTTTAAATTTCATCACTTTTGAAAAAGTTCAATGATCTCAGTCTAAGAAAATAATAGATAATTCCTCCTATACAATAAGCGCCAACATCCAACAGATCTCCCGTAAACCTTTCCGAAAGCATGGGACCAACAACTTCAAATAACAGCGACAGGTATATTGTGGATGATAAAATAAATTTAAAGTCAGGCTTCCATGGTTGTCCTAGTACCGCATTCATCAGATATTCTATCAGATAAGCGTACATCGGAATGGTAATGAGATCGGTAAAATGGTTACTGATTACGGGAATAAAAACATCGTACTTTCTCAGCAGGATAATGAATACCCAGACTGCCATTCCCAGTACAAACCAGTATGAAATTTTATTTCTCATCACATGTGAAGTATCGCCATAATAAGTCCAATAATCACCTGCAGGATTTTCACTAAGGTTTCCTGTACATCATTTCCTTTTTTGGAGTCTTTATTTTCGGCAGTTTCGTAATCGAAGATTTTTTTTCCTTCCATACTGATCCATTTTATCATGCAAATATACTTTAATTAGAACTATTGTTCTAATTTTAAAATATGATTTATTCCCTTATATTTGGCTCATGAAAACCAAGGATAAAATATTAACAAAAGCACTGGAACTGTTCAATGAAAAAGGCTATAACAACATTACCACAAGGCACATTGCAACAGCCCTAAACATCAGTGCAGGAAATCTGCATTATCATTTCAGGCATTCTGAAGATATTATCAAAATCCTTTTTTCTGAACTGATCCTTAAAATGGACGTTTTATTGGCCGATTTGCAGAAAGTAGATAACAAAACACTGGAAGATCTCTATAAATTTACATTTTCAACCTACGAGATATTTTATTCTTTCCGGTTTATTTTCATGAATTTCTTTGATATTTTAAAGAATAATCCTACCATAGAATCACAGTATGAATCTATAAATATCAGTAGAAAAGATGAATTCAGAGACATTTTCGAAGGTTTTCAGAAGGACAATATCTTCAAAAACGATATTCCAGATTTTATCCTGGGAAGTCTCACCACACAGATCTTTATCATTGCCGATAATTGGCTCATTCACAACAGTCTTTCTTTTAAACTCAACAAAGATGAGGCAGTAAAACATTATGCATTAATTCAGATGAATCTCTTTTATCCATTGCTTACCGAAGAACAGCAAAAACTGTATGAATTAAAATATGTAAGTGAGATATGATCATCAGAAAAGGAAATCTCAACGACCTGACGGAGATGAAAAGACTTTT includes:
- a CDS encoding MFS transporter, with the translated sequence MNTKYLKLIVILSGQLLTIMDIFIINVSIPSIQRDLHASNGEMQLMIASYLIGFASFLITGGRLGDMYGRKKIFITGLVFFMLSSVACGVSSGATLLVVARFIQGVSAALMSPQVLSMIQILFTGHEERTKAMGWYGITIGTGTILGQFLGGYFSSMTIMEESWRLIFLINIPIGLLAIFFSRKILGESTISTRKNTFDFFGVIVLGTGLFCFTYALTRSEHQGIQLESISLILISVLIFMYFVKNQKMRLKTGKPYLMDFTLFSYTNFNLGILAVSFFFIMLDSYFYILSLFFQDGLQIGALDAGEIIVFQGLGFILASLFSARFILRYGKKFLMVGLALIMMVLILQILLFDREAPFSVLYLLLFFHGIGVGSIIPALASIALSGLPEKLAGNASGVYNTFQQAAAIVGIIVIGSVFYDVLGTKPSPQDYHHAFSVALIVNMVCVVIVLFSIIKVSDDVFPKRKG
- a CDS encoding TetR/AcrR family transcriptional regulator yields the protein MKKEKVQERIIRVASDLFYRQGFNSTGINQIIAEADIAIGSLYNHFSSKNDLLQAYLIKEEAEWFKGFEEHSSKVSEPGEHLISLVDYRKKLQKSSKFAGCHFIKIISEVGDSSPVIADFVKRHKEKQKEMIRTLVKDYSENKKSVDVDLLAENIFLLIEGAVVTSTINRNTDSFDQIKKMIETLLS
- a CDS encoding VOC family protein, which produces MKATNPVIYFEIPVSDLKRAEQFYTAVFNFSFEKEKIDGYDMALFPFEEKDSGITGALAKGHAYKPTKDGVIIYFKTENIDECLSKVLQNGGKTLYPKKTDKKHGFSVAEFEDSEGNRIAVHETINNY
- a CDS encoding NAD-dependent epimerase/dehydratase family protein; translated protein: MIKNNLSLVSGANGHLGNNLIRFLLKEGIPVRAAVRNIQNKKPFEGLNCEMVQADITDKASFIKALQGVETFYAVGASFKLWAKDPKKEIYDVNINGTRNTIEAAAEAGVKKIIYVSSVAALNYTKLPAKENGGYNPDRRDMYYNSKNDGEKLAFELAARSGIELVSVMPSAMIGSEAFFPLNVSYHILKLILNKEIPVDTKITLNWVDVKDVAKGCYLAAQKGRAGERYILANEKCMTITDTTILAGKLYPELKLKVPGSVPGPLLYIIAGIMELTAKISRKAPLLTRKDIMMFSGLQQDFDISKARNELGFNPKSPELAVKEALDYLIKQKHILEA
- a CDS encoding Crp/Fnr family transcriptional regulator, coding for MHDKLLQYIGSDFSFNSDETEAVKQYFEPVSHSRNTLLETAGNIPGYLYYIVSGYLRLFYTDENGNEVTTHINCPPGFFTSYTHFTSQTRSEDNVQCITDCSLLRISKENLDQLTNRSQAMKDFSISVFQQSIAYNENRSKELSALSGEQRYLKLIENYPEIIHNVPVQYIASFLGMKPESLSRIRKKMIN
- a CDS encoding outer membrane beta-barrel family protein — protein: MNRKIILLLSLISSSYFFAQSIEGTVTNLQNKPAPETEVLISKADTKFSAITDENGMFKIQLKEEGNYVLEIIKDGVKTNSENIIVKGNFKKDIQLKEAPVEQKLEGVTITAKKKLFERKVDRLVFNVENSVASQGIDAVEALAKTPMVRATDDAISIAGKSNVAVMINDRLLNLNGQELINYLKTIRSDDILKIEVITTPPSKYEAEGKSGLINIILKKNTTLGWNGSLQTSGSYYGGRPTTATRSGTTFNYQGDKLSVTGNLSIGDNYWENRSYNYLTGTMDHNYWNTNSTSTSNYRYKGGGLKGEYKINDDHLIGFNYNYSFSNPLEKGESRANIFDKDGDLNVSSNYNNKNHRNVHNATAFYDIKLDSSGSKLSLKANMLFNNSNAQNFYNTITSDMVSTFANPISKYRIYSGQADLEKTFGKVKTEAGLKYTKIKNDSEFNFFNIEEDQYILNTKRTNTFFYNEQNYAAYVSANFKINDQWDAKAGLRYEYTNLEGISMNDDSSAKIKYGKLFPTAYISYKPNENHSFSLNYSRRISRPYFGNLNPFKFYISELEYSTGNPYLLPSFSDNFEFGYVLNNNFNISLYYNYNKDNWDRIQVVEGKSKYSIVKNFYNEDQAGINISYNYNKLKWLESNIFLNGYYAKTKSYDPTAIAAPPGYSANFNIDNNFFLNKSKTLTLMLGLWSNLPNRDGNTYYYANASVYTGMKLNLMEKKLLINLYVNDILNTNRNKGIEYYPNYNVEYFNKGITRNIYLSVTYKFGNNNVKGATKELKFEESSRAGGGNN
- a CDS encoding TetR/AcrR family transcriptional regulator, yielding MKTKDKILTKALELFNEKGYNNITTRHIATALNISAGNLHYHFRHSEDIIKILFSELILKMDVLLADLQKVDNKTLEDLYKFTFSTYEIFYSFRFIFMNFFDILKNNPTIESQYESINISRKDEFRDIFEGFQKDNIFKNDIPDFILGSLTTQIFIIADNWLIHNSLSFKLNKDEAVKHYALIQMNLFYPLLTEEQQKLYELKYVSEI